In Triticum urartu cultivar G1812 chromosome 6, Tu2.1, whole genome shotgun sequence, the following proteins share a genomic window:
- the LOC125517444 gene encoding uncharacterized protein LOC125517444 yields the protein MDPTLKSYLDKLADTLTKANEETRADIKELAERIDHQSTQVDALTAWKPDLEARLSKLQETVGILQSGRPSAATASAGGSKKTDLPDLSPIDAIHGPDGHGKSLQPRGGLSAGVVPPATSPANGTLNFHTPINYQESDPSLGSSFPSGHLIAGLGQASPSLSFPQFSGDNPKIWKTMCEQYFAMFQIHDTYFVPMATLHFTGSAAIWLQLVQGKLAGLDWEAFCTLLCTRFGRDMHQSIIRQFYALRQTSSVSDYIEQFENPMNHLISYSDAVHPLYFLTRFIEGLHTDIRTVVMVQRLKDLDTACALTILQEEVAEGQRGSWHNRHNATSSLGRARPSIPLALPPPPGRSPTTSNIR from the coding sequence ATGGATCCCACCCTCAAATCGTACCTCGACAAGCTCGCGGATACCTTGACGAAGGCCAACGAGGAAACCCGGGCAGACATCAAGGAGCTCGCGGAGCGGATCGACCACCAGTCCACACAGGTGGACGCTCTCACAGCGTGGAAACCGGACCTCGAAGCCCGCCTCTCCAAGCTCCAGGAGACGGTGGGCATACTCCAGAGCGGGCGGCCTTCTGCGGCGACCGCATCTGCTGGTGGATCGAAGAAGACGGATCTCCCTGATCTGTCACCCATCGACGCGATCCATGGGCCCGATGGCCATGGCAAGTCGCTTCAACCACGGGGTGGGTTGTCGGCGGGCGTCGTCCCGCCAGCGACCTCTCCGGCCAATGGTACGCTAAATTTTCACACCCCCATCAATTACCAAGAGTCTGATCCATCCCTAGGTTCTAGTTTCCCTTCAGGTCATCTTATCGCGGGGCTAGGCCAGGCTTCCCCATCACTCTCGTTTCCCCAGTTCTCCGGTGACAACCCAAAGATATGGAAAACTATGTGTGAGCAGTACTTTGCCATGTTCCAAATTCATGACACTTATTTCGTTCCTATGGCCACCCTGCATTTCACTGGTTCAGCAGCCATCTGGCTGCAATTAGTCCAGGGGAAACTTGCTGGTCTCGATTGGGAAGCATTCTGTACCTTGCTATGCACTCGATTTGGACGCGACATGCATCAATCGATTATCCGTCAGTTTTATGCTCTGCGTCAAACTAGTTCTGTGTCTGATTACATTGAGCAATTTGAAAACCCCATGAACCATCTTATCTCCTATTCTGATGCTGTCCACCCACTTTATTTTCTGACGAGGTTCATTGAGGGATTGCACACGGATATCCGTACTGTGGTGATGGTACAACGACTCAAGGACCTCGACACTGCTTGTGCACTCACCATTCTGCAGGAAGAGGTGGCTGAGGGACAGCGAGGATCCTGGCACAACCGACACAATGCGACATCCTCTTTGGGGCGTGCTCGACCTTCAATACCATTGGCGCTACCTCCTCCACCGGGTCGATCACCGACCACCTCGAACATTAGATGA